Genomic DNA from Atribacteraceae bacterium:
GGGCGGCCGCCTCGTTGGGATCGGTCGAAGTGTACAGTCGGATAGTATGGAATCCTTTTCCCCGGGCTATTTTTTCGGTATGCTCGATCAGCGACTGGCCGATCCCACGACTCCTTACCTCTGGAGCGACACAGAACCAGGATAACCACACCGCTTCATCGGCATCCTTTTTGTAACGATATAGACCGGTCATACCGAGGACCCGGTCGGTCTCATCGAGATACACACAGAAGGTGACCAGGTCCTTGCCTCCGAGCAGAAACATGAACAAGCGGGCAGCAATAGTTCTCGAATTCTTGAGTATCAGATAACCTGAATCGCTCGACAATCGTCATCCTTGGGAAAACACGCCGAACGAGGGACCAGGCCTGGTCAATTAAGTCGCCGGAACAGGGGACAATCAGCATCGTACAGATGCTCCGTCACCTTGCCTGGCACTCCCGAATGAAGGGTATACTTCCACGGATTTTGCTACCTCTGATGGGTAACAAAACGATCGTCTTTTAAACCAGCAAAATGCCCCTATAACCCTGCATCAAAAAGCGGCGTGCTCAGGTATCTTTCGCCTGAGTCAGGAAACACCACCACCACCAGCTTATCCTTATTTTCGGGCCGGCTGGCCACCTTAAGCGCCGCCCACATAGCTGCTCCCGACGATATGCCGCACAGTATCCCCTCCTCTTTGGCCAGTCTGCGGGCGGTAGTAAACGCATCGTCGTTCAATACCTGAATGATTTCG
This window encodes:
- a CDS encoding GNAT family N-acetyltransferase translates to MSSDSGYLILKNSRTIAARLFMFLLGGKDLVTFCVYLDETDRVLGMTGLYRYKKDADEAVWLSWFCVAPEVRSRGIGQSLIEHTEKIARGKGFHTIRLYTSTDPNEAAAQRFYEKNGYREISRKKGRCGSMIFREKRL